One Candidatus Eisenbacteria bacterium genomic region harbors:
- the atpG gene encoding ATP synthase F1 subunit gamma, with protein sequence MATLRDIRRRIRSVRSTAQITKTMEMVSAAKLRRAQATVESARPYAGDLSAVLANLAEASSDLSHPAFAKREVKNRAIVLVSSDRGLCGAFNTNLVRAVEERMREKRQPTRLVLLGKKGSDFFRRRGASILVSKTDLGGVADWGFAEETSRAVLSRVAAGEIDEVDLIYTRFKSALRRYVVMEPYLPLGGGTFARASESVQGAGRERKASGAREYIYEPDPGAILTRIVPYFLAMRLYMALAESAAAEHGARMIAMGSATKNANEMIQTLTLHMNRTRQATITREIVEIVGGAEALK encoded by the coding sequence GTGGCGACCCTTCGCGACATACGACGCCGGATCCGGAGCGTCCGGAGCACGGCCCAGATCACCAAGACGATGGAGATGGTCTCGGCGGCGAAGCTCCGCCGCGCGCAGGCGACGGTCGAGTCGGCGAGACCCTATGCCGGCGACCTGAGCGCGGTTCTCGCGAACCTGGCCGAGGCCTCAAGCGACCTGAGCCACCCGGCGTTCGCGAAACGCGAGGTGAAAAACCGCGCGATCGTGCTCGTCAGCTCCGACCGTGGTCTCTGCGGCGCCTTCAACACGAACCTGGTCCGGGCCGTCGAGGAGCGCATGCGCGAGAAGCGCCAGCCCACGCGGCTGGTCCTCCTCGGCAAGAAGGGCTCCGATTTCTTCCGTCGGCGCGGTGCCTCGATCCTCGTCTCGAAGACGGACCTGGGCGGCGTCGCCGACTGGGGATTCGCGGAGGAGACGAGCCGCGCGGTTCTCTCGCGCGTGGCGGCGGGCGAGATCGACGAGGTGGACCTGATCTACACGCGCTTCAAGAGCGCCCTGCGCCGCTACGTCGTCATGGAGCCGTACCTCCCGCTCGGGGGCGGGACCTTCGCGCGCGCCTCCGAGTCGGTCCAGGGCGCGGGCAGGGAACGCAAGGCTTCCGGGGCGCGCGAGTACATCTACGAGCCCGACCCGGGCGCCATCCTGACCCGCATCGTGCCCTACTTCCTGGCGATGCGGCTCTACATGGCGCTCGCGGAATCCGCCGCCGCGGAGCACGGCGCGCGGATGATCGCGATGGGCTCCGCCACGAAGAACGCGAACGAGATGATCCAGACGCTCACGCTGCACATGAACCGGACCCGCCAGGCCACGATCACGCGCGAAATCGTCGAGATCGTCGGCGGGGCCGAAGCGCTCAAGTAG